Proteins from one Mesotoga infera genomic window:
- a CDS encoding radical SAM protein has translation MNGQRIEKVREAISILGERILSCDLCPKNCRVNRFMTAGFCRQFSDPRVSAIVLHFGEEPPLVKKGGAGAVFFSGCTMSCIYCQNFAFSQKNNGREISVERLGEAFLSVEREGAVCLDLVTPTPNLYGFLRAYEYALVRGFSLPIVFNTSGYERPDTLKLLEGIVDVYLADIRYTDDKIGKKYSGVADYWSVTRKAIREMFSQVGSFKDEEMRGVIIRHLVLPENLAGTREMAEYVAFELSASVPISLMSQYRPVYRAREYPEISRRITQEEYNDALEIIDNYGLTGWMQHFDLEEPFRARPVGWDQ, from the coding sequence TTGAACGGACAACGAATAGAGAAAGTCAGGGAAGCGATTTCAATATTGGGGGAGCGTATTCTTTCGTGTGATCTCTGCCCGAAGAACTGTAGGGTCAACAGGTTCATGACGGCCGGCTTTTGCAGGCAGTTTTCAGATCCCAGGGTTTCGGCGATAGTTTTACACTTCGGCGAGGAGCCTCCTCTGGTAAAGAAGGGAGGGGCAGGAGCCGTTTTCTTCAGCGGGTGTACCATGAGCTGTATATACTGTCAGAACTTCGCCTTCAGCCAGAAAAACAATGGCAGAGAGATTTCCGTTGAACGGCTCGGAGAAGCCTTCTTGAGCGTAGAAAGAGAAGGCGCCGTCTGTCTGGATTTGGTCACTCCGACGCCGAACCTGTACGGATTTCTCAGGGCTTATGAATATGCTCTCGTAAGAGGCTTTTCGCTTCCGATTGTCTTCAACACCAGCGGTTACGAAAGACCCGATACCTTGAAACTTCTGGAAGGCATTGTCGACGTTTATCTTGCCGATATAAGATACACAGACGACAAAATAGGAAAGAAATACTCCGGCGTTGCCGACTACTGGTCGGTCACCAGGAAAGCGATCAGAGAGATGTTTTCCCAGGTCGGCTCTTTCAAAGATGAGGAAATGAGAGGTGTGATAATAAGGCATCTCGTTCTTCCTGAAAATTTAGCGGGGACCCGGGAGATGGCAGAATACGTGGCCTTCGAACTTTCGGCCTCCGTTCCCATATCACTAATGTCCCAGTACAGACCAGTTTACAGGGCTCGTGAATACCCCGAAATATCCAGAAGGATTACGCAGGAAGAATACAACGATGCACTCGAAATAATAGATAATTACGGTTTGACAGGCTGGATGCAGCATTTCGATCTTGAAGAACCGTTCCGGGCCAGGCCAGTCGGGTGGGATCAATGA
- a CDS encoding hydrogenase subunit MbhD domain-containing protein — MNTVAIMIGALYLISAVIVVASKNSFQAVIWFGIMGSLSAIVMLLAGAPDVAMTQFTVGVALVLIVYIMALKRQRRVRLGFVNVPSMIEAGSGGLKGLEWEIMKRIDEKEGYHIEAMAFESREAAIKAVEAHEIDILCGAFTQEELSGDTRGIAYLETSIFDFEGVEVDFVKLKQLSRMSVSPRPVFLKKSNYVFIVSRSSEDLARILSNDIENMVKDGRMEKIVGRYL, encoded by the coding sequence ATGAATACAGTAGCGATCATGATCGGTGCCCTCTACCTGATCAGCGCAGTAATAGTCGTAGCATCCAAAAACAGTTTCCAGGCCGTTATCTGGTTCGGAATAATGGGTTCGCTTTCGGCTATCGTCATGCTCTTGGCAGGTGCTCCCGACGTAGCGATGACGCAGTTCACCGTTGGCGTCGCTCTAGTTCTAATAGTTTACATTATGGCTTTGAAGCGCCAGAGGAGAGTTCGGCTGGGTTTTGTGAATGTCCCCTCGATGATCGAGGCCGGTTCGGGCGGTTTGAAGGGACTGGAATGGGAGATCATGAAGAGAATAGACGAAAAGGAAGGGTACCATATAGAGGCGATGGCCTTTGAGAGCAGAGAGGCGGCTATCAAAGCGGTAGAAGCGCATGAGATAGATATCCTGTGCGGTGCCTTCACTCAGGAAGAACTTTCTGGAGATACCCGGGGTATCGCTTATCTTGAAACTTCGATCTTCGATTTTGAAGGGGTCGAAGTTGATTTCGTGAAGCTGAAGCAATTGAGTAGAATGTCGGTTTCACCCCGGCCCGTCTTTTTGAAGAAGAGCAATTACGTTTTTATCGTCTCCAGGAGTTCCGAAGATCTTGCCAGAATTCTTTCGAACGATATAGAGAATATGGTTAAGGATGGAAGGATGGAGAAGATAGTGGGGAGATATCTGTGA
- a CDS encoding monovalent cation/H(+) antiporter subunit G produces the protein MEIVGHFFLFAGLVFVVIGTLRSIIAHTVIATLHFLTIADTVGLIFIVVSAFFFGCLSIIETIAFVAALMVTGPLVTHVIARAYINSEGEG, from the coding sequence ATGGAAATCGTAGGTCACTTTTTTCTCTTCGCTGGACTGGTTTTCGTAGTTATAGGAACCCTGCGTTCGATAATAGCACACACAGTAATCGCCACTTTGCACTTTTTGACTATTGCCGACACCGTCGGCCTGATTTTTATAGTCGTCTCGGCCTTTTTTTTCGGCTGTCTCTCTATAATCGAGACAATAGCTTTCGTGGCTGCCCTGATGGTAACCGGCCCGCTGGTTACCCATGTAATCGCCCGTGCTTATATCAACTCGGAGGGAGAGGGATGA